A genomic region of Ensifer adhaerens contains the following coding sequences:
- a CDS encoding M16 family metallopeptidase: MMKVECTRLPSGLTVVTEQMPHLESVALGVWIKSGSRNETLGEHGIAHLLEHMAFKGTARRTARQIAEEIENVGGEVNAATSTETTSYYARVLKDHVPLAVDILADILTESSFDDEELRREKHVILQEIGAADDTPDDVVFDRFAETAYRNQTVGRPILGTPDTVMSFSADQIRQYLGRNYTTDRMFVVAAGAVEHDAFVRQVEERFSSLPRTPIATPVLEAARYTGGESRETRDLMDAQVLLGFEGKAYHARDFYCSQILANILGGGMSSRLFQEVREHRGLCYSVYAFHWGFSDTGIFGVHAATGGENLPELMPVIVDELRKSSMNIEQQEIERARAQIRAQLLMGQESPAARAGQIARQMMLYGRPIPNEELMERLSGITIERLTDLAGRLFFDTTPTLSAIGPLEQLAPMNDILSSLTGKTAVQHAVAS; this comes from the coding sequence ATGATGAAAGTTGAGTGCACCCGGCTCCCTTCCGGGTTGACGGTGGTAACCGAGCAGATGCCGCATCTCGAAAGCGTGGCGCTCGGGGTGTGGATCAAATCCGGTTCGCGCAATGAAACCCTGGGCGAACATGGCATTGCCCACCTGCTTGAGCACATGGCTTTCAAGGGCACCGCGCGGCGCACCGCCCGCCAGATTGCCGAAGAAATCGAAAATGTCGGCGGCGAAGTCAACGCTGCGACCTCGACCGAGACGACGTCCTACTATGCCCGTGTCCTCAAGGATCACGTGCCGCTGGCAGTCGATATTCTCGCTGACATTCTTACCGAATCCAGCTTCGACGATGAGGAACTGCGGCGCGAGAAGCACGTGATCCTGCAGGAGATCGGCGCTGCCGACGACACGCCGGATGACGTCGTCTTCGACCGTTTCGCCGAGACCGCCTATCGCAACCAGACCGTCGGCCGGCCGATCCTCGGTACGCCGGATACGGTCATGTCGTTCTCTGCCGACCAGATCCGCCAGTATCTCGGCCGCAATTACACCACCGACCGCATGTTCGTGGTCGCAGCCGGCGCCGTCGAACACGACGCCTTCGTGCGCCAGGTGGAGGAGCGCTTCTCGTCGCTTCCGCGTACGCCGATCGCAACCCCGGTGCTCGAGGCAGCGCGCTATACGGGCGGCGAGAGCCGCGAAACGCGCGACCTGATGGACGCCCAGGTGCTGCTCGGCTTCGAGGGCAAGGCCTATCACGCCCGCGACTTCTACTGCTCGCAAATCCTCGCCAACATCCTCGGCGGCGGCATGTCTTCCCGCCTCTTCCAGGAAGTGCGCGAACACCGTGGCCTCTGTTATTCGGTCTATGCCTTCCATTGGGGCTTTTCCGACACCGGCATCTTCGGCGTGCATGCGGCAACCGGCGGCGAGAACCTGCCGGAACTGATGCCCGTCATCGTCGACGAACTGCGCAAGTCCTCGATGAACATCGAGCAGCAGGAAATCGAACGGGCGCGCGCCCAGATTCGTGCACAGTTGCTGATGGGGCAGGAAAGCCCGGCCGCCCGCGCAGGTCAAATCGCCCGCCAGATGATGCTCTATGGGCGTCCGATCCCGAACGAAGAACTGATGGAGCGCCTCTCCGGCATCACCATCGAGCGATTGACCGACCTTGCCGGCCGGCTGTTCTTCGATACGACGCCGACCCTTTCGGCCATCGGCCCGCTGGAGCAGCTTGCTCCCATGAACGATATCCTGTCGTCATTGACCGGCAAGACCGCCGTTCAGCACGCCGTCGCCAGCTAA
- a CDS encoding HAD family hydrolase, whose protein sequence is MTGIDLIIFDCDGVLVDSEIIASEVEAALLTEAGYPISVEEMAERFAGMTWHNTLLEIEREASIPLSASLIGKVDTILDQRLERDVKIIDGVKPMLLQLTLPHCICSNSTSARLAMMLGKVGIKDHFGPRIYSARDLGPDRVKPKPDIFLHGAKQMGVDPSRVLVIEDSVHGIHGARAAGMRVVGFTGGSHTFPSHADKLTEAGAETVISRMTALPGVISALSEWSESLTA, encoded by the coding sequence ATGACCGGTATCGATCTCATCATTTTTGATTGCGACGGCGTTCTCGTCGATTCCGAAATCATCGCCTCGGAAGTCGAAGCGGCACTGCTGACCGAAGCGGGTTACCCGATCAGCGTCGAAGAAATGGCCGAGCGCTTTGCCGGCATGACCTGGCACAACACGCTGCTCGAGATCGAGAGGGAGGCGAGCATTCCGCTTTCCGCATCGCTGATCGGCAAGGTCGACACCATCCTCGACCAGCGCCTGGAACGCGATGTCAAGATCATCGACGGCGTCAAGCCGATGCTGCTGCAGCTGACGCTGCCCCATTGCATCTGCTCCAACTCCACCTCGGCGCGCCTGGCGATGATGCTCGGCAAGGTCGGCATCAAGGACCATTTCGGCCCGCGCATCTACTCGGCGCGCGACCTCGGCCCCGATCGCGTCAAGCCGAAGCCGGACATCTTCCTGCATGGCGCCAAGCAGATGGGCGTGGACCCATCGCGGGTACTCGTTATCGAAGACTCGGTGCATGGCATCCATGGCGCGCGCGCCGCGGGCATGCGCGTCGTCGGCTTCACCGGCGGCTCCCACACCTTCCCGTCGCATGCCGACAAGCTGACGGAAGCCGGCGCCGAAACCGTGATCTCGCGCATGACGGCGTTGCCGGGCGTGATTTCAGCGCTTTCGGAATGGTCGGAATCGTTGACGGCCTGA
- a CDS encoding ABC transporter substrate-binding protein, with product MRLSMLTGLTLAASVAFGPLAFADITVGVITPLTGPVAAYGEQVKNGAETAAEEINKAGGINGEKIVLKLLDDAGDPKQAVSVANQAAGEGIRYVVGPVLSGTSMAASDILAENGILMVTPTATTPDLTTRGLWNVLRTCGRDDQQAEVAAAYVVKNLKDKKVAVLHDKAPYGKGLADGFKKAINAGGITEVVYEGLNPGDKDFSAIVTRLKSENVDVVYFGGYHPEGGLLARQMHDQGVKAQIFGGDGLSNTEFWAIGGEAATGTIYTNASDATRNPASAPAVEALKAKNIPAEAFTLNAYAAVQVLKAGIEKAGSAEDATAVATAIKSGEAIDTVLGKLTYGEAGDLTSQAFSLYKWEGGKSVPAE from the coding sequence ATGCGTCTTTCAATGTTGACTGGCCTGACCCTGGCCGCCAGCGTCGCCTTCGGCCCGCTCGCCTTCGCCGATATCACCGTTGGCGTCATCACGCCGCTCACCGGCCCGGTCGCGGCCTATGGCGAGCAGGTGAAAAACGGCGCGGAAACGGCCGCTGAAGAGATCAACAAGGCTGGCGGCATCAACGGCGAAAAGATCGTTCTGAAGCTGCTCGACGACGCCGGCGACCCGAAGCAGGCCGTTTCGGTTGCCAACCAGGCAGCCGGCGAAGGCATCCGCTATGTCGTCGGCCCGGTGCTTTCGGGCACCTCGATGGCGGCTTCCGACATTCTCGCCGAAAACGGCATCCTGATGGTAACGCCGACGGCAACGACGCCTGACCTCACGACCCGTGGCCTCTGGAACGTGCTGCGCACATGCGGCCGCGACGACCAGCAGGCCGAAGTCGCCGCTGCCTACGTGGTCAAGAACCTCAAGGACAAGAAGGTCGCCGTCCTGCACGACAAGGCACCCTACGGCAAGGGACTTGCTGACGGCTTCAAGAAGGCGATCAATGCAGGCGGCATCACGGAAGTCGTCTATGAAGGTCTGAACCCGGGCGACAAGGACTTCAGCGCCATCGTTACGCGCCTCAAGTCCGAGAACGTCGACGTCGTCTACTTCGGCGGCTACCATCCGGAAGGCGGCCTGCTCGCACGCCAGATGCACGACCAGGGCGTGAAGGCACAGATCTTCGGCGGCGACGGCCTGTCGAACACCGAGTTCTGGGCGATCGGCGGCGAAGCTGCTACCGGCACGATCTACACCAACGCCAGCGACGCGACCCGCAACCCGGCGTCGGCTCCGGCCGTCGAAGCGCTGAAGGCGAAGAACATCCCGGCCGAAGCCTTCACCCTCAACGCCTATGCCGCCGTGCAGGTGCTGAAGGCCGGCATCGAGAAAGCCGGTTCTGCCGAAGACGCGACTGCGGTTGCCACCGCGATCAAGTCCGGCGAAGCAATCGACACCGTGCTCGGCAAGCTGACCTACGGCGAAGCCGGCGACCTGACCTCGCAGGCGTTCTCGCTCTACAAGTGGGAAGGCGGCAAGAGCGTTCCGGCCGAGTAA
- a CDS encoding GntR family transcriptional regulator → MEKQQDDTLASRISRALAERIISGILMPGERLRQDHIAEEFGASHVPVREAFRRLEAQGLAVSEPRRGVRVASFDLKEVREVAEMRAVLEVLALRHAIPHLTPAILDRAETATMAADTSRDVRSWEAANRTFHRLILQPCGMPRLLAAIDDLHAASARFLFSAWRTSWEARTDHDHRAILAALREGRGDEAAKILERHVGWIGKTPVRTAAGETREAFSIVG, encoded by the coding sequence ATGGAAAAGCAACAGGACGACACACTTGCAAGTCGCATCAGCAGGGCACTCGCCGAGAGGATTATCTCCGGCATATTGATGCCCGGCGAGCGCTTGCGGCAGGATCACATCGCCGAGGAATTCGGTGCGAGCCACGTCCCCGTTCGCGAAGCCTTTCGGCGGCTGGAGGCCCAGGGGCTTGCCGTCAGCGAACCGCGCCGTGGCGTCCGTGTCGCGTCCTTCGATCTCAAGGAGGTGAGGGAGGTCGCGGAGATGCGCGCCGTTCTCGAGGTGCTGGCGCTTCGCCATGCGATCCCGCATCTGACGCCGGCGATCCTCGACCGGGCGGAGACCGCCACCATGGCGGCAGACACTTCGCGCGACGTGCGCTCCTGGGAAGCGGCAAACCGCACCTTCCACCGTCTGATCCTGCAGCCCTGCGGCATGCCGCGGCTGCTTGCCGCCATCGACGATCTGCATGCCGCAAGCGCCCGTTTTCTCTTCTCCGCCTGGCGCACGAGCTGGGAAGCGCGCACCGACCATGACCATCGCGCAATTCTTGCGGCTCTGCGCGAAGGCCGTGGCGACGAGGCTGCAAAGATCCTCGAGCGGCATGTGGGCTGGATCGGCAAGACGCCGGTGAGAACAGCCGCCGGCGAAACGCGCGAGGCGTTTTCGATCGTCGGCTAG
- the thrC gene encoding threonine synthase translates to MVKYISTRGEAAPLGFCDALLAGLARDGGLYLPKEWPKFSKKEIRGLRGKSYQEIAFTVLEPFINGEIPAAKFREMVDEAYATFRHPAVAPLVQTGPNAFVMELFHGSTLAFKDVAMQLLARLMDYVLAERGERATIVGATSGDTGGAAIDAFAGRERTDIFILFPHGKVSPVQQRQMTTSNASNVHAIAVKGNFDDCQNLVKGMFNDAAFRDRVKLSGVNSINWARIMAQIVYYFTTAVALGGPDRKISFTVPTGNFGDIFAGYVAKRMGLPIDKLVIATNENDILARTLKTGRYEMRDVKATTAPSMDIQISSNFERLLFEANDRDPGEVRSAMDGLKQSGSFTIREKALKAIRKEFRSGRASEKDVARTIAKTLEKTGYLLDPHSAVGVFVAAKHEKPSAPMVTLATAHPAKFPDAVKSASGIDPALPTWLADLMNREERFDILDPDLKSVETFIGERTRLRG, encoded by the coding sequence ATGGTGAAGTATATCTCGACGCGCGGCGAAGCCGCTCCTCTCGGCTTCTGCGACGCGCTGCTTGCCGGTCTTGCGCGCGATGGCGGTCTTTATCTCCCCAAGGAATGGCCGAAGTTTTCCAAGAAGGAAATCCGGGGCTTGCGCGGCAAGTCCTACCAGGAAATCGCGTTCACGGTGCTCGAGCCCTTCATCAATGGCGAGATTCCGGCGGCCAAGTTCCGCGAAATGGTCGATGAGGCCTACGCCACCTTCCGCCACCCGGCCGTCGCACCGCTCGTGCAGACGGGTCCGAACGCCTTCGTCATGGAACTCTTCCATGGCTCGACGCTCGCCTTCAAGGATGTGGCGATGCAATTGCTTGCACGGTTGATGGACTATGTTCTGGCCGAGCGTGGCGAGCGCGCCACCATCGTCGGCGCGACTTCGGGCGACACCGGCGGTGCGGCCATCGACGCTTTTGCCGGCCGTGAACGTACCGACATCTTCATCCTCTTCCCGCACGGCAAGGTTTCGCCGGTGCAGCAGCGGCAGATGACGACATCGAACGCATCCAACGTTCATGCCATCGCCGTCAAGGGCAACTTCGACGACTGTCAGAACCTGGTCAAAGGCATGTTCAACGATGCAGCCTTCCGCGACCGCGTCAAGCTTTCGGGCGTCAACTCGATCAACTGGGCGCGCATCATGGCCCAGATCGTCTACTACTTCACCACGGCAGTCGCGCTCGGCGGACCGGACCGCAAGATCTCCTTCACGGTCCCGACCGGCAATTTCGGCGACATCTTCGCCGGCTACGTCGCCAAGCGCATGGGCCTGCCGATCGACAAGCTGGTGATCGCTACCAACGAGAACGACATTCTCGCCCGCACGCTGAAGACGGGTCGCTACGAGATGCGAGACGTCAAGGCGACGACCGCACCGTCGATGGACATCCAGATTTCGTCGAACTTCGAGCGGCTCCTGTTCGAGGCGAACGACCGTGATCCGGGCGAAGTGCGCTCGGCGATGGACGGCCTCAAGCAGTCCGGTTCCTTCACCATCCGCGAAAAGGCTCTGAAGGCCATCCGCAAGGAGTTCCGCTCCGGTCGCGCCTCGGAGAAGGACGTTGCCAGGACGATCGCCAAGACGCTGGAAAAAACCGGCTATCTGCTTGATCCGCACAGCGCCGTCGGCGTCTTCGTCGCCGCCAAGCACGAGAAGCCGTCTGCTCCCATGGTGACGCTCGCCACCGCCCATCCGGCGAAATTCCCGGACGCTGTAAAATCGGCAAGTGGTATTGACCCGGCGCTTCCGACGTGGCTTGCTGACCTCATGAACAGGGAGGAGCGTTTCGATATCCTGGATCCGGACCTGAAGAGCGTCGAGACCTTTATCGGCGAGCGCACCCGTCTCCGGGGGTAA